Sequence from the Catenuloplanes indicus genome:
GGCCGCGGCGAGCTTGTCGGGGGAATCGAAGACTCTCATCGTGAGTACCTCCTGAAGCCGTGACATCGGCGACGTTACCCGGGCAGAATCCATCCAAGGAACGGTTAAGTTTATGCATCGGCAATGTAGAAATCTATCGTTGACCGCCGGGACGCGACCGTCCTAGTATTTGCATCGGCGGTGCACAAATCTGGAGGTGCAGTGACCGACGACAGCACAGGCCTGGCCGGCCGGACCGCGGTCGTGACCGGCGCGTCCCGGGGCATCGGCCTCGGCATCGCCCGCCGCCTGATCGACCGGGGCGCCAACGTGGTGATCACCGCCCGCAGGGAGGACGCGCTCGCCGAGGCCGTGGCACAGCTCGGCGACCGGGCCCGGGGTGTGGCCGGCAAGGCCGACGACGACGACCACCGCGCGCGGGCGATCGCCACCGCGGCCGAGGCGTTCGGGAAGGTCGACATCCTGGTCAACAACGCGGGCATCAACCCGGTCGCGGGCGCGCTCGCCGACCTGGACCTCGGTGCGGCCCGCAAGATCCTGGACGTGAACCTGATCGGCGCGCTCGGCTGGACGCAGCGCGCGATCAAGGACGGCGGCATGACGACCGGCTCCGTGGTCAACATCTGCTCGGTCGCCGGGATCACGCCGTCGCCGGGCATCGCGTTCTACGGCGTCAGCAAGGCCGCGCTGAGCCACCTGACCGCGTGCCTCGCGGTCGAGCTCGGGCCCGGCATCCGGGTCAACGCGGTCGCGCCCGCGGTGGTCAAGACCCGGTTCGCCACGCCGCTCTACCAGGGGCGCGAGGAGGAGGTCGCGGCGGCGTACCCGTTGCGCCGGCTGGGCGTGCCGGAGGACGTGGCCGGCGCGGTCGCGTTCCTGGTCTCCGACGAGGCGGCCTGGATCACCGGGCAGACGCTGGTGCTGGACGGCGGCCTCACGCTCACCGGGCGGGTCGCATGAGGGCGTGGCAGGTGCGCGAGCTGGGCGGCATGACGCTCGACCCGCAGGCCGCGGAGCCGGTCCCAAATCAAGATCAAGTGCTGCTGCGGGTACGGGCCTGCGCACTCAACTTCCCGGACGCACTGCTGGTTCAGGGCCGGTACCAGGAGCGCCCGCCGCTGCCGTTCACGCCCGGCATCGAGCTGTGCGGCGAGGTCGTCGACCCGGGCCCGACCGGCCTGCGCGCGGGCGACCGGGTGATCGGCGGCGCCGCCCTCCCGCACGGCGCACTCGCCGAGTACGCGCTGGCCGACGCGCGCTTCCTCTACCCGGCACCGCCCGGCCTGGACGACACGAAGGCCGCCGCGTTCTTCGTGGCGTACCAGACCGGCTGGGTCGGCCTGCACACCCGCGCGCACCTGCGACCGGGCGAGACGCTGCTGGTGCACGCGGCGGCCGGTGGCGTCGGCTCGGCCGCGATCCAGCTCGGCAAGGCCGCGGGCGCCCAGGTGGTCGGCGTGACCGGCGGCCCGGAGAAGGCCGCGATCGCCCGCGAGCTGGGTGCGGACGTGGTGGTGGACCGGCACACCGACGACCTGGTCGGCGCGCTGAAGGAGGCGTGCGGGCCGGGCGGCGCCGACGTGGTCTACGACCCGGTCGGCGGTGCCGCGTTCGCCGCGTCCACGAAGGTCGTGGCGTTCGAGGGCCGGATCGTGGTGGTCGGCTTCGCGTCCGGCGACATCCCCCGGGCCGCGGCGAACCACGCGCTGGTCAAGAACTACAGCGTGGTCGGCCTGCACTGGGGCCTCTACCGCAGCCGCCGTCCCGAGGTGGTGCACGAGGCCGCGGCCGCGCTGGCCGAGCTGGCCGCGAAGGGCGCGATCGACCCGTACGTCTCCCGCACGCTGCCGCTGGACCGGGCCGGCGAAGGACTGGCCGCGCTCGCCCGCGGTGAGACCACCGGACGGGTGGTGATCGTGCCGTGACCGGCCTGGACCTGCAGAACGCGGTCGTGGTGATCACCGGCGCCGGGTCCGGGATCGGTGCGGCGATGGCCCGCCGGTTCGCGGCGGACGGCGCCACCGTGGTGGTCAACGACCTCGACCCGGTGGCGGCGCACCACGTGGCACACGAGATCGGTGGCCGGGCGTTCGCCGGTGACGCGTCCGACGCGGACTTCGCGGAGCGGCTGGTCTCGTTCGCCTGGGGCTCGCTCGGCCGGCTGGACCTGTTCTGCGCGAACGTGGGCGTGCCCACGGCCGGCACCGAGGCCGCACCGGCGGCGGACTGGGACCGCGCCTGGCGGGTGAACGTGCTGGCCCACGTGCACGCGGCCAAGGCGGCGCTGCCCCGGTGGCTCGACCGGGGGCACGGGCGGTTCCTGGTGACCGCGTCCGCGGCCGGGCTGCTCACCATGCTGGGCTCCGCGCCGTACTCGGTGACGAAGCACGCGGCGGTCGGGTTCGCGGAGTGGCTGCGCGCCACGTACGCGCACCGCGGCATCGTCGTCCAGGCGCTCTGCCCGCAGGGGGTGCGCACGCCGATGCTCGCCGGCACCGGCCCGCTCGGCACGATGCTGCTCGACCGGGACGCGATCGGCGCGGACGAGGTCGCGGACCGGGTCCGGGAGGCGCTGTCCGACGACCGGTTCCTGATCCTGCCGCACCCGGAGGTCGCGGAGTTCTACGCCCGCCGCGCCGCCGAGCCGGAGCGCTGGCTCGGCGCGATGAACCGCCTGCAGCAGAAGGTGGAACACCCGGTCCCGAAGCAGCGGGAGGCACCGTGGCCGGCGTGACGGACGGCCCGCCCGGCCTCGACCTGGCCGCGCTCCGCAAGCACCTCGACGACGCGCTGCCCGGCCTGGTCACCGGCCCGCTGGACGGCGCGGTGATCGCCGGTGGCCGGTCCAACCTGACCTACACGGTCACCGACGGCGTCACCACCTGGGTGGTCCGGCGGCCGCCGCTCGGGCACGTGCTGGCCACCGCGCACGACATGGGCCGCGAGCACCGGGTGATGGCCGCGCTGCGGGGCACGGCCGTACCCGTACCGGCGATGGTGCACTTCTGTCCCGACGAGACCGTGATCGGTGCGCCGTTCTACGTGATGGAGCACGTGCGCGGCGCCGTGCTGCGCGAGCCGGAGTCGCTGGCCGCGCTCGGGCCGGAGC
This genomic interval carries:
- a CDS encoding SDR family oxidoreductase, which translates into the protein MTDDSTGLAGRTAVVTGASRGIGLGIARRLIDRGANVVITARREDALAEAVAQLGDRARGVAGKADDDDHRARAIATAAEAFGKVDILVNNAGINPVAGALADLDLGAARKILDVNLIGALGWTQRAIKDGGMTTGSVVNICSVAGITPSPGIAFYGVSKAALSHLTACLAVELGPGIRVNAVAPAVVKTRFATPLYQGREEEVAAAYPLRRLGVPEDVAGAVAFLVSDEAAWITGQTLVLDGGLTLTGRVA
- a CDS encoding NADPH:quinone oxidoreductase family protein, with amino-acid sequence MRAWQVRELGGMTLDPQAAEPVPNQDQVLLRVRACALNFPDALLVQGRYQERPPLPFTPGIELCGEVVDPGPTGLRAGDRVIGGAALPHGALAEYALADARFLYPAPPGLDDTKAAAFFVAYQTGWVGLHTRAHLRPGETLLVHAAAGGVGSAAIQLGKAAGAQVVGVTGGPEKAAIARELGADVVVDRHTDDLVGALKEACGPGGADVVYDPVGGAAFAASTKVVAFEGRIVVVGFASGDIPRAAANHALVKNYSVVGLHWGLYRSRRPEVVHEAAAALAELAAKGAIDPYVSRTLPLDRAGEGLAALARGETTGRVVIVP
- a CDS encoding SDR family oxidoreductase, whose protein sequence is MTGLDLQNAVVVITGAGSGIGAAMARRFAADGATVVVNDLDPVAAHHVAHEIGGRAFAGDASDADFAERLVSFAWGSLGRLDLFCANVGVPTAGTEAAPAADWDRAWRVNVLAHVHAAKAALPRWLDRGHGRFLVTASAAGLLTMLGSAPYSVTKHAAVGFAEWLRATYAHRGIVVQALCPQGVRTPMLAGTGPLGTMLLDRDAIGADEVADRVREALSDDRFLILPHPEVAEFYARRAAEPERWLGAMNRLQQKVEHPVPKQREAPWPA